A window of Bactrocera dorsalis isolate Fly_Bdor chromosome 4, ASM2337382v1, whole genome shotgun sequence genomic DNA:
aaatttaaaaataattttaattaaaaataatttagaaaaattaaaaaaaatatatattttagatatttttaaaatattataaaccccTACAAAAGCTTATAActcttttattaattatatttaatttgcgGCTGTTGTTGGTCTCTATTGGCGTGGATATGTACtcaattttgcataatttgatGTTAATTTTTGTGTGAACGCAAAAGTTTAAATGAattacaattttacttatttacaatatacaaatgtaattaattttacttaattttttaaatttttattttcattatttttaatttttattttaattatttttaatttttatattttttacaattatttttattataatttttcaaatttttattattattttttataattttattatttacttttatttttttattattactttttattactGTTTGCCTTATTGCATTgcgtcaataaaatatttgttgtttttgttatttgtattgCATTTGTGTTTAGAAAGAGACATAAAATcaagtaaataaagaaattcaaCACATAAAAACATTGCTTGTATTTCTTTGAGATCATATaaatgtacatgtgtgtatgtgtgtgtgtgtgtcgatgCAAGTACAACAACTTTTTGCTTGGCTGACAGCGCCGTGGGCAGAGGGGTAAGCCGAATAGCAAGGAGAAAGCTAAGCTGCGAATTTTGCTTGAAAAAGAGATGTCTTCAAGAGCTGGCTTACAAGAGCTGTAACCGAATTGTCATGAATAAAAAAAGCTTAtcaatttttataagaattcgGACATAACCACGCTTTTCTTAAGTCCATTATCCTCACACCGCGCGGCTCACCCCTTCATTTATGAATCCACCGCGCCGTCGCCAAGCAAAGGCGAACGCAAcaatcatacaaaaaaaaaatctttaagattacaacaacaacaaccaattaATTACGCTCACAACCATCCGCGATACCAACACCGCTGCCCTCCACCACGCTGACACTCCCCGCCGCTGCGGCCGCCATAACCGTTGCGACATTCGCGTGCCGCAACATCAAATCGCTCTCCGACGCCGCCTTACCGATGCTGCTCAAATTCAACACCGACGCATTATCGGACGCCGACGTCGCTGCATACTCTTGTGCGGACAACTTGAGAAACTGCTCATAAGCCGTTAGGCGCGAGCTCGACGCCGCTAGTGGCGGTTCATCGCCGCTCAACGCCTCCATGCTGCTGGCAGCGCACGAGCCGGCGTGGAATACTTTGCTAGCCATAACGGCGGCGCTGCTGCTGTACGGCGGTGGTGGCGGACGCTCGTTTAACaagctgctgccgctgccgaGCGTGTGCGTGAGCGCGCCAATACCGCCGCGACTGCTGGTTACAACGTCGGCGGCTGCTGCGCTGGCAGTAGCGCTGATGCTGCTCAAGCTGCTGAGTCTTTGtaaatgttgctgctgctgctgttgttgttgttgctggtgatgatgttgctgcgcatgcgcatgtgCTTGCTGCTGTTGCATGTCGAGCGTCGCCAACGTCGAATGGGGATGTGCCACAATGGTCGTTGCGGCTGTGGCGCCGAACAGCTCTTCGTTTGATTGTCGgtgatgatgttgttgttgttgcagaacAGTTGGTGTGGCTTCTAAAGCGTTGCTGCTCATTGGACTCGGCGATGTTGGCGATTGCTTGATGTGCGTAATGGCCGATGTGCCAACCGCTGAGACGCTCAGAtcgctgccgccgccgccgccgccaatGCCAACACCGCTGCTGCTTACGTTTTGGCAATCGCTGAGACTGCCGAGATAACgcgcgctattgttgttgttgccaccgctgcttgtgttgttgctgttgttgattgCGTTGCCGCCAACGCTGCCGCTGGTGCTATCGACATTGTCGTGCGCGTCCTTTGTTGTTGCCGCCGTTGTGAGCGCCAAGCCGCGCACACTGGCGCCACCTATCGAACCGTCGTCCATGGTCGCCGCTAAGGCGCCACCACTGCCGTGACGTTCGCCATCGCCACACTTGCTTACGCCTCCTACGCTTTCTCCTACACCGCCAATGCCGCTGCTATTACTACTATTGAATTCACTGTGTGTGGTTAGATTGGGCAGTTGCAGTTCATGCTATTCCTTTATCAATCGGTAGATGTGATGTGTGGCGCCGCTGTTCTGTTCCGCCACCTCGAACACGTACGCTATGCAGAGCAGGGTCTCTTGTGTGTCTCGCGCTTGCATCACCTGCATTCAAGCAAAAcggagagagagagaaatagAGATCGCGCTTTAGAGATATTTCTTCCATATTCAACATTTGTTGTAACCACTCACCTGCAATATTGTAAAGTTCTCCAGCACACTGTTCATCATATATCGTTCGGGTAGgtcctttaatttttgtatgaagTTGATCATATATTCGCACATCGGCGACCGATGTATGCGATATACGAAACGACCATTCTCCAAGCGTGAGTATTCCGTTTCCACTTTCTCAACCACCTGCTTGCCGAAGGAGCAGACTTTTGTCGAACAGACGAGCACAACATTTTCGTTACTCTCATATCTAAAGCGCACAAAACGACcgaagattttaataaaacttcaaaAGCAATATATTTTGGATTGGGGTATACTTACTGACTCGTAACGCCATAAAAATCACCCGTCTCTCTGCCGGTATTCAAGTCTGCCCAACATTTCACCAAGTAGAAAGCGTTCTGTGGACCTTTCTCGTAGAGATCTTTGAGACCACCTGATTTCTCAGGGAATTTATCGGAGATTTGTCGGATGTCAACAGTCTGTGGAGAGAAAATGTTTTGTTTAATTGAATCATATTTATAATAACTGCTTAATTTGAGAACTTCGTATAGTGGGGAAGGATGTTAAAATATCACCAACCGACATCAGTTTAGAATACATAGTCGAAACTGACATTAATCTTAACCTTTTTGTGACAGGCTTAAAGCGCTTTTTGTATGGGATTGTGATCTATTACATTGAAGTTTTAGGTAACACGATGGATCGGTCTTCTTAGCTGTCCATGTGAGATCCTTGTTAGGATCGACCTCCTAACCCAACCACAACCTGACATctgtttaaaatattaacaCAGAAACTCTCATGGAGTTTGGCCATTTCCTACAGGAACCTTCAAATATGGTAACAGAATCAACACTGTACTTTTGGAAAGAAGGTTTCTTAAGCTCGGACCCAAACGGATCGCAATTAGTATTTTGTCAAGAAGTTTCCACTCGGaaaagttttcttcaaagaaaaaacgaggaagatctccacttcgttggaaataccaggtggaAAAATTGTGGAGGAAACCAATGAGTCTTTACTTTAGTAAAATAGAGGCAGAAAGAATATTGAGCTCGGTAGGAAAGAGGCAGTTGTGAGCTATTTACCAACTCCAGTGCTAGCTCAACGGCTGTATTTCTTATTGTGCGATTAAAGTAACAGCAAATCCACTGTGCCGCAAAGCAGCCTCTTTAGTGAGTGAGCGCTCACTACGTTAGAAACTCAGTGATACAAGTTCGGAGGTCAAGACCACTGTGAGCTGCAATCAATTAGGAAAAATGCAACGAATCACAGAGAACTGTCTAACTTATGAGCTGACAAAGGCCTTGTACTGGTTTGGAAATGGTTAGAATAACTGCTGTCTACTTATGATTCAACGACTAAGCCTAACATGAGCGGTGAGTGCTTCTCAACAACCAGCACATTGTCAGAACTTTCTGTTTTTTGAAGGTCTGGTCCTTCGAAAGACTTGAGTTCCACTTCAAGAGCTCTTCGAAATCACATAAGAATTTTTCACGGTAGTCCAAGGAACCTTCTGTTTCAGGAAGGCCTGGTGCTTCAAAATGGTTCAGTTACACTTCACGAGCTCTTTGAAATCACATAAGACTTTTTCAAAGTAGTCCAAGGCTGATGTCTCAACTGACAACACTTAACCTAACCCAAACCTTACAAATATGCATAAGCACTTACCTCAAGTAGCGGATCGGAGAAGGACGGTTTGCCGCCGAGTTGCACGAACAAATGCCGGTGATACTGCAGATAATAGAAaaatcatgtatatatatatatttttataaataatacggCACGGCTTTGGACTCACGATTTCCTCTCTTTGTATCTCCATGAATGCCGAGAATTCGAGCAAGCGAAATTTGTGCGTCGCAATCGCTCTGCCCTCCCACGGCAGTTGTGCGGGCGGAAGACCTGCTTCGATGTCACCAGACACAGCTGTCGATGGTTTGCCGGCGGGATAGGGGGGTTGTGCGAATGGCTTAATGCTGTAATCGTAAAAACTGCGGTCAATGCAAACAATTTCAATGTCTCAGctacaaaaatttattcaagATAACTTACTCTTGTGAGGTGCTGGGCTGCAAACCGGGCTGCCAGAATTGCTGTGGGCGCGTGCGAAGAAGTAGAAAGGAGAGAAAATTTGCatgtgagtatattttttttcgattactaataaatatatatgtatgtagatatgcatgtatatatgtacaacgGTAGATTATGTACAatacttaaattgaaatgaaaatacatatgaaCAAAATGAGCCAGCGAAAAGCAAGGTTTATATGAAGAGCCAACAAAATTTAGGGTTATGCGTTTGtgatgagagagagagagagctcttagcttgttgtttgtttatttgttttagcaTTTGAGAGCGTAAAAGTACACATTATATAAATCACAATTGCTGATTACATAGAAATGATTTCGCGATTTCGTTGTATGTACAAGAATTGGCATTTTGGCGACCCCCAACCAATTTGAAGAAttcttttttgtagatttttaaacattttacttttttctcaaTTATTTTGCACTTTTCGGCTGCCAACACTGCTGATGAGATGAAGCGTACGATGAAGCGAGCGATGGTTTGCGTTAGCATATGGGCCCAGGGGGGCTACGAGTCGAAATGCGTGTGATATATGCACCATAACCTAAAAACATACAAATGAGTGATGGCTTTAAGCCTAATGGAGCTGCCAACGATGCTTTATGcgcgcatacatatacaaaaaaaatacatttacacacacacacacaaatatatatgtggaTACATAGGGTTATGAAG
This region includes:
- the LOC125778372 gene encoding ecdysone-induced protein 74EF-like; this encodes MDDGSIGGASVRGLALTTAATTKDAHDNVDSTSGSVGGNAINNSNNTSSGGNNNNSARYLGSLSDCQNVSSSGVGIGGGGGGSDLSVSAVGTSAITHIKQSPTSPSPMSSNALEATPTVLQQQQHHHRQSNEELFGATAATTIVAHPHSTLATLDMQQQQAHAHAQQHHHQQQQQQQQQQHLQRLSSLSSISATASAAAADVVTSSRGGIGALTHTLGSGSSLLNERPPPPPYSSSAAVMASKVFHAGSCAASSMEALSGDEPPLAASSSRLTAYEQFLKLSAQEYAATSASDNASVLNLSSIGKAASESDLMLRHANVATVMAAAAAGSVSVVEGSGVGIADGCERN
- the LOC105230740 gene encoding protein scalloped isoform X7 gives rise to the protein MKNITSSSTCGSGLLQLQNNLSNSATNTSTIVGGSVIDDEDAILHESKQKDGIVGPGTITSPWPPMGAGPPGALGPADTNGSMVDSKNLDVGDMSDDEKDLSSADAEGVWSPDIEQSFQEALSIYPPCGRRKIILSDEGKMYGRNELIARYIKLRTGKTRTRKQVSSHIQVLARRKLREIQAKIKVQFWQPGLQPSTSQDFYDYSIKPFAQPPYPAGKPSTAVSGDIEAGLPPAQLPWEGRAIATHKFRLLEFSAFMEIQREEIYHRHLFVQLGGKPSFSDPLLETVDIRQISDKFPEKSGGLKDLYEKGPQNAFYLVKCWADLNTGRETGDFYGVTSQYESNENVVLVCSTKVCSFGKQVVEKVETEYSRLENGRFVYRIHRSPMCEYMINFIQKLKDLPERYMMNSVLENFTILQVMQARDTQETLLCIAYVFEVAEQNSGATHHIYRLIKE
- the LOC105230740 gene encoding protein scalloped isoform X8, producing MKNITSSSTCGSGLLQLQNNLSNSATNTSTIVGGSVIDDEDAILHESKQKDGIVGPGTITSPWPPMGAGPPGALGPADTNGSMVDSKNLDVGDMSDDEKDLSSADAEGVWSPDIEQSFQEALSIYPPCGRRKIILSDEGKMYGRNELIARYIKLRTGKTRTRKQVSSHIQVLARRKLREIQAKIKVQFWQPGLQPSTSQDIKPFAQPPYPAGKPSTAVSGDIEAGLPPAQLPWEGRAIATHKFRLLEFSAFMEIQREEIYHRHLFVQLGGKPSFSDPLLETVDIRQISDKFPEKSGGLKDLYEKGPQNAFYLVKCWADLNTGRETGDFYGVTSQYESNENVVLVCSTKVCSFGKQVVEKVETEYSRLENGRFVYRIHRSPMCEYMINFIQKLKDLPERYMMNSVLENFTILQVMQARDTQETLLCIAYVFEVAEQNSGATHHIYRLIKE